From one Culex quinquefasciatus strain JHB chromosome 3, VPISU_Cqui_1.0_pri_paternal, whole genome shotgun sequence genomic stretch:
- the LOC6036828 gene encoding esterase B1: MVMRSSPLTGWKNVSTGSDAEAHRPPTRIAVQVVQGYIYGVRDMLPNGDNYFYFKGIPYAKPPVGNLRFMSPVPIEKYAVSYLDCTAERGNCMGMDVLTKEITGSEDGLYLNVYTTKIPRKNDPPVKLPVMVFIHGGGLVGGHADSSMYLPNYLLQEDVVVVTVNYRLGVLGFLCLPEAGVEGNAGLKDQRMALQWVHQNIAQFGGDPGNVTLFGASSGAIAVNFHALSKESKKYFHKAIMQAGSIYIEYGHQDQPEEKARNLAQLLGYTPESDAEVYQILKNAPAKKLFELQSKVLTKREQKVEKLFQIPFLPVIERTQSLDAIITRHPTEIMMEPDSMDIPIILGYCEHDGMMVLIDALKNLNDYNREPERFIPRTLDIDYFTPAANQLGEQIKKFYFEDKAVSRDTLLQLVDCFTDKYLLAYRITSELWAKYQRKTRMFGYRFAFDGLLNKGKAITSCTSMKGAAHIDEVYYIFSSPILKTEVPKTNKAYRMRQTMVRMWTNFAKCSDPTPEGEDSLPFKWEPVENMPLDSEELKQNILNISDEIQMMEMPERKRMDFWVEIYRKFNGHVSNSRIPTCAKGVEQNNNV; this comes from the exons ATGGTGATGCGAAGTTCTCCGTTGACGGGCTGGAAGAACGTCAGCACCGGGTCGGACGCGGAAGCTCATcgg CCCCCCACTCGGATAGCGGTTCAGGTGGTCCAGGGGTACATCTACGGCGTGCGGGATATGCTTCCGAACGGGGACAACTACTTCTACTTCAAAGGGATTCCGTACGCGAAACCGCCGGTGGGGAATCTTCGGTTCATGAGCCCGGTGCCGATCGAGAAGTACGCGGTGTCCTACCTGGACTGTACCGCGGAACGTGGCAACTGCATGGGGATGGACGTGCTGACGAAGGAGATTACCGGATCGGAAGATGGGCTGTACTTGAACGTGTATACGACGAAGATTCCCCGGAAGAACGATCCACCGGTGAAGCTTCCGGTGATGGTGTTCATTCACGGCGGGGGGTTGGTCGGGGGTCACGCGGACAGTTCGATGTATTTGCCGAACTATTTGCTGCAGGAGGATGTGGTGGTTGTGACCGTCAACTACAGGTTGGGAGTGCTGGGCTTTCTGTGTCTACCGGAAGCAGGTGTTGAAGGCAATGCCGGACTCAAAGATCAG CGCATGGCCCTCCAGTGGGTCCACCAGAACATTGCCCAGTTCGGCGGAGACCCCGGCAACGTGACCCTCTTCGGCGCCAGCTCCGGTGCGATCGCGGTGAACTTCCACGCCCTGTCGAAGGAGTCCAAGAAGTACTTCCACAAGGCAATCATGCAGGCGGGATCGATCTACATCGAGTACGGCCACCAGGATCAACCGGAGGAAAAAGCTCGCAATCTGGCGCAGCTGCTGGGCTACACGCCGGAAAGCGATGCCGAGGTGTACCAGATATTGAAGAACGCACCGGCGAAGAAGTTGTTCGAACTGCAGTCAAAGGTGCTCACCAAGCGGGAGCAGAAGGTCGAGAAGCTGTTCCAGATTCCGTTTCTTCCGGTCATCGAGCGAACTCAGTCGCTGGACGCTATCATTACGCGACATCCAACGGAGATCATGATGGAACCGGACAGCATGGACATCCCGATCATTCTGGGGTATTGCGAGCACGACGGGATGATGGTGCTGATTGATGCTCTGAAGAATCTGAACGATTACAACCGCGAGCCGGAGCGCTTCATCCCTCGAACCTTGGACATTGACTACTTCACTCCGGCGGCGAATCAACTCGGTGAACAGATCAAGAAGTTCTACTTTGAAGACAAAGCCGTGTCCCGTGACACCTTACTCCAGCTGGTGGACTGCTTCACGGACAAGTACCTACTAGCATACCGGATCACCTCGGAGCTGTGGGCCAAGTACCAGCGCAAGACCCGCATGTTTGGCTATCGATTCGCGTTCGACGGACTTCTGAACAAAGGCAAAGCCATAACCTCGTGCACCTCGATGAAGGGAGCGGCCCACATCGACGAAGTGTACTACATCTTCAGCTCGCCGATTCTGAAGACGGAGGTCCCGAAGACCAACAAGGCGTACCGGATGCGCCAGACCATGGTCCGGATGTGGACCAACTTTGCCAAGTGCTCGGATCCGACGCCCGAGGGAGAGGACTCGCTGCCGTTCAAGTGGGAACCCGTGGAGAACATGCCGCTGGACAGTGAGGAGCTCAAGCAGAACATACTGAACATTTCGGACGAGATTCAGATGATGGAGATGCCCGAGAGGAAGAGGATGGACTTTTGGGTTGAGATCTACCGAAAGTTCAACGGACACGTTTCCAACTCCCGGATTCCGACCTGCGCCAAGGGCGTTGAGCAGAACAATAATGTGTGA